The proteins below are encoded in one region of Pseudomonas sp. SCB32:
- a CDS encoding xanthine phosphoribosyltransferase, with product MNTLKDKIRSEGIVLSEQVLKVDAFLNHQIDPALMKLIGHEFAERFKNQGITKIVTIEASGIAPAVMAGLELGIPVIFARKFQSLTLKNDLLISKVFSFTKQTESTIAISAKHLTAADHVLVVDDFLANGHAAKALIDLIQQAGASVAGLGIVIEKSFQEGRALLESEGYRVESLARVKSLASGKVEFLDD from the coding sequence GTGAACACTCTCAAAGACAAAATTCGCAGCGAAGGCATCGTTCTTTCCGAACAGGTCCTGAAGGTAGACGCCTTCCTCAACCACCAGATCGACCCGGCGCTGATGAAGTTGATCGGCCACGAGTTCGCCGAACGCTTCAAGAACCAGGGCATCACCAAGATCGTCACCATCGAGGCCTCGGGCATCGCCCCGGCGGTCATGGCCGGCCTTGAGCTAGGCATCCCGGTGATCTTCGCCCGCAAGTTCCAGTCGCTGACGCTGAAGAATGACCTGCTGATCTCCAAGGTCTTCTCCTTCACCAAGCAGACCGAAAGCACCATCGCCATCTCCGCGAAGCACCTGACCGCCGCCGATCACGTGCTGGTTGTGGATGACTTCCTCGCCAACGGCCACGCCGCCAAGGCACTGATCGACCTGATCCAGCAGGCGGGCGCCAGCGTCGCCGGCCTGGGTATCGTCATCGAGAAGTCCTTCCAGGAAGGTCGCGCCCTGCTGGAAAGCGAAGGCTATCGCGTGGAATCCCTGGCGCGGGTCAAGTCCCTGGCCAGCGGCAAGGTCGAGTTCCTCGACGACTGA
- a CDS encoding cytochrome c5 family protein has product MNLIKKMLVAQAAVLALWAVSAQAATNDDAIAKRLEPVGKVCVQGQECAGVGAVASAGGGGAPRSGEEIVGKVCTNCHGTGLLGSPKVGDKADWGKRAKEQGGLDGLLAKAISGINAMPPKGTCADCSDDELKAAIRHMSGL; this is encoded by the coding sequence GTGAACCTGATTAAAAAAATGCTGGTAGCTCAAGCTGCCGTGCTGGCCCTGTGGGCAGTAAGCGCTCAGGCCGCGACCAACGATGACGCCATTGCCAAGCGTCTCGAACCAGTGGGGAAAGTCTGCGTACAGGGTCAGGAGTGCGCAGGCGTTGGCGCCGTGGCTTCGGCCGGTGGCGGCGGTGCTCCGCGTTCGGGCGAAGAGATCGTCGGCAAGGTCTGCACCAACTGCCACGGCACCGGCCTGCTGGGCTCGCCGAAAGTGGGCGACAAGGCCGACTGGGGCAAGCGTGCGAAAGAGCAGGGCGGTCTTGACGGCCTGCTGGCCAAGGCCATCTCCGGCATCAACGCCATGCCGCCGAAGGGCACCTGCGCCGACTGCTCGGATGACGAGCTGAAAGCCGCGATTCGCCACATGTCCGGCCTGTAA
- a CDS encoding cupin domain-containing protein: MDVGARLQAIRKLKGLSQRELAKRAGVTNSTISMIEKNSVSPSISSLKKVLGGIPMSLVEFFSLDLEQNSNTPVVYKADELSDLSSGSIIMKLIGKDYPSRAITLLDETYPPGSDTGDDMYAHEGEETGVLVEGRLELTVGDETFVLERGDSYYFDSTKPHRFRNPFDAPARLISATTPANF; the protein is encoded by the coding sequence TTGGACGTCGGTGCTCGTCTGCAAGCCATCCGTAAGCTCAAAGGTTTGTCCCAGCGCGAACTCGCCAAACGGGCGGGTGTGACCAACAGCACGATCTCGATGATCGAGAAGAACAGCGTCAGCCCCTCCATCAGCTCGCTGAAGAAAGTGCTGGGTGGTATTCCGATGTCCCTGGTCGAGTTCTTCTCCCTGGATCTGGAGCAGAACAGCAATACCCCGGTGGTCTACAAGGCAGACGAACTCAGCGACCTGTCCAGCGGCTCGATCATCATGAAGCTGATTGGCAAGGACTATCCCAGCCGTGCCATCACCCTGCTCGACGAGACCTATCCGCCAGGCTCCGACACCGGCGACGACATGTATGCCCATGAAGGCGAAGAGACCGGCGTGCTGGTCGAAGGCCGTCTGGAGCTGACCGTCGGTGACGAGACCTTCGTGCTCGAACGTGGCGACAGCTACTATTTCGACAGCACCAAGCCCCACCGCTTCCGCAATCCGTTTGATGCCCCGGCGCGGCTGATCAGCGCCACCACACCGGCAAATTTTTGA
- the alr gene encoding alanine racemase: MRPARALIDLAALRHNYRLAREVSGARALAVVKADAYGHGAVVCARALEGEADGFAVACIEEALELREAGIRAPILLLEGFFEASELELIEAHDLWCVVHSAWQLEAIERARPAKPLTLWLKMDSGMHRVGFFPQDYAAALTRLKALPHVAKVVLISHFARADELDCARTDEQVTAFQAVREAAGQGHEVSLRNSPGILGWPSVPSDWVRPGIMLYGATPFEQAHPLADQLRPVMTLESKVISIRELPAGEPLGYGARFIADRPVRVGVVAMGYADGYPRHAPDGTPVFIDGKPSRIIGRVSMDMLTVDLTDLPTAGLGSRVELWGPNVPASQLAALCGSIPYQLFCNLKRVPRVYSGE; the protein is encoded by the coding sequence ATGCGTCCCGCCCGTGCCCTGATCGATCTTGCCGCCCTGCGCCACAACTACCGTCTGGCCCGTGAAGTCAGCGGCGCCCGAGCGCTGGCGGTGGTCAAGGCCGATGCCTACGGCCATGGCGCCGTGGTCTGCGCCCGCGCACTGGAAGGCGAGGCCGACGGTTTCGCCGTGGCCTGCATCGAGGAAGCGCTGGAGCTGCGCGAAGCCGGTATTCGCGCACCGATCCTGCTGCTGGAAGGCTTCTTCGAAGCCAGCGAGCTGGAGCTGATCGAGGCGCATGACCTGTGGTGCGTGGTGCATTCGGCGTGGCAGCTGGAAGCCATCGAGCGCGCCCGTCCGGCCAAGCCGCTGACTCTCTGGCTGAAGATGGACTCGGGCATGCACCGTGTCGGCTTCTTCCCGCAGGACTATGCCGCCGCCCTGACGCGCCTGAAGGCGCTGCCGCACGTGGCCAAGGTCGTGCTGATAAGCCACTTCGCCCGTGCCGACGAGCTGGATTGCGCACGTACCGACGAACAAGTCACCGCCTTCCAGGCGGTGCGCGAAGCCGCAGGCCAGGGCCATGAAGTCAGCCTGCGCAACTCCCCCGGCATCCTCGGCTGGCCGAGCGTGCCCAGCGACTGGGTGCGTCCGGGCATCATGCTCTATGGCGCCACCCCGTTCGAACAGGCGCACCCGCTGGCCGACCAGCTTCGCCCGGTGATGACCCTGGAATCCAAGGTCATCAGCATCCGCGAACTGCCGGCCGGCGAGCCGCTGGGCTACGGCGCGCGCTTCATCGCCGACCGCCCGGTGCGCGTCGGCGTGGTCGCCATGGGTTACGCCGATGGCTATCCGCGTCATGCACCAGACGGCACTCCGGTATTCATCGACGGCAAGCCGAGCCGCATCATCGGCCGCGTGTCCATGGACATGCTCACCGTCGATCTGACCGACCTGCCTACCGCGGGCCTGGGCAGCCGCGTCGAGCTCTGGGGCCCGAACGTTCCCGCCAGCCAGCTCGCCGCGCTCTGCGGCAGCATTCCTTATCAGCTGTTCTGCAACCTCAAGCGCGTGCCGCGGGTCTATAGCGGCGAGTGA
- a CDS encoding RidA family protein, whose product MAILRQHTNQRMSQIVTHNGTVYLAGQVADDLSAGVEQQTRDVLASIERLLDEAGTDKSRILSATIYLKDVAADFVGMNGVWDQWVPQACAPARATVQAALCYPEILVEISIVAALP is encoded by the coding sequence ATGGCCATCCTGCGCCAGCACACTAATCAGCGGATGAGCCAGATCGTCACCCACAACGGCACGGTGTACCTCGCCGGCCAGGTGGCAGACGATCTCTCCGCTGGCGTCGAACAGCAGACACGCGATGTCCTGGCCAGCATCGAGCGCTTGCTCGATGAGGCCGGCACCGACAAGTCGCGGATCCTCTCGGCAACCATCTACCTGAAGGACGTCGCCGCCGACTTCGTCGGCATGAATGGCGTCTGGGACCAGTGGGTCCCGCAGGCCTGCGCCCCGGCGCGCGCCACCGTCCAGGCGGCGCTGTGCTACCCGGAGATCCTCGTCGAGATCTCGATCGTCGCCGCACTGCCCTGA
- the dadA gene encoding D-amino acid dehydrogenase, which produces MRVLVLGSGVIGTASAYYLARAGFEVVVVDRQPGPALETSFANAGQVSPGYASPWAAPGIPLKAMKWLMQTHAPLAIKLTGDPSQYAWMWQMLRNCNAKSYAVNKERMVRLSEYSRDCLDELRAETGIAYEGRSLGTTQLFRTQEQLDAAAKDISVLESTGVPYEVLDRAGIARVEPALAKVADKLVGALRLPNDQTGDCQMFTTKLAEMAKALGVEFRFGQDIQRLDFAGDRINGVWVDGQLVTADRYVLALGSYSPQMLKPLGINAPVYPLKGYSLTVPITNPDMAPTSTILDETYKVAITRFDQRIRVGGMAEIAGFDLSLNPRRRATLEMITTDLYPEGGDVSKAEFWTGLRPATPDGTPIVGATRYRNLFLNTGHGTLGWTMACGSGRYLADLMAKKSPQISTEGLDISRYGNASEAQNGHPAPAH; this is translated from the coding sequence ATGCGTGTTCTGGTGCTTGGCAGCGGTGTGATCGGTACCGCCAGTGCTTACTATCTCGCCCGTGCCGGCTTCGAAGTGGTCGTCGTCGACCGCCAGCCTGGTCCGGCCCTGGAAACCAGTTTCGCCAACGCCGGCCAGGTATCCCCTGGCTATGCCTCGCCCTGGGCTGCGCCGGGCATCCCGCTCAAGGCCATGAAGTGGCTGATGCAGACCCACGCGCCGCTGGCCATCAAGCTGACCGGCGACCCGAGCCAGTACGCCTGGATGTGGCAGATGCTGCGCAACTGCAACGCCAAGAGCTACGCGGTGAACAAGGAGCGCATGGTGCGTCTGTCCGAGTACAGCCGCGACTGCCTCGACGAACTGCGCGCCGAAACCGGTATCGCCTACGAAGGCCGCTCCCTGGGCACCACCCAGCTGTTCCGCACCCAGGAACAGCTTGACGCCGCCGCCAAGGATATCTCGGTCCTGGAAAGCACTGGCGTTCCCTATGAAGTGCTCGACCGCGCCGGCATCGCCCGCGTCGAGCCGGCCCTGGCCAAGGTGGCCGACAAGCTGGTTGGCGCCCTGCGCCTGCCGAACGACCAGACCGGCGACTGCCAGATGTTCACCACCAAGCTGGCCGAGATGGCCAAGGCCCTGGGCGTGGAATTCCGCTTCGGCCAGGACATCCAGCGCCTGGACTTCGCCGGCGACCGCATCAATGGTGTCTGGGTCGATGGCCAACTGGTCACCGCCGACCGCTACGTGCTGGCGCTGGGCAGCTACTCGCCGCAGATGCTCAAGCCGCTGGGCATCAACGCCCCGGTCTACCCGCTCAAGGGTTACTCGCTGACCGTGCCGATCACCAACCCGGACATGGCGCCGACCTCGACCATCCTCGACGAAACCTACAAGGTCGCGATTACGCGTTTCGACCAGCGCATCCGCGTTGGCGGCATGGCGGAAATCGCCGGCTTCGACCTCTCGCTGAACCCGCGTCGCCGCGCCACCCTGGAAATGATCACCACCGACCTGTATCCGGAAGGCGGTGACGTCAGCAAGGCCGAGTTCTGGACCGGTCTGCGCCCGGCGACCCCGGATGGCACCCCGATCGTCGGCGCCACCCGCTACCGCAACCTGTTCCTCAACACCGGTCACGGCACCCTCGGCTGGACCATGGCGTGCGGCTCGGGCCGCTACCTCGCCGACCTGATGGCGAAGAAGAGCCCGCAGATCAGCACCGAAGGTCTGGACATTTCCCGCTACGGCAATGCCTCGGAGGCTCAAAATGGCCATCCTGCGCCAGCACACTAA
- a CDS encoding YdbL family protein, with the protein MRLHRKLGTALVALCLSLPVMAMSLEQAMSALGGAKSQGLVGEQADGYLGVVSNGGQAADIAAQINAARRAEYQKVASQSGATLKDVETLAGKKAIERTPSGQYVQVNGQWMRK; encoded by the coding sequence ATGAGATTGCACCGCAAACTGGGCACCGCGCTGGTCGCCCTCTGCCTCAGCCTGCCGGTCATGGCGATGAGCCTGGAACAGGCCATGTCCGCCTTGGGCGGCGCCAAGTCCCAGGGCCTGGTCGGCGAGCAGGCCGATGGCTATCTGGGCGTCGTCAGCAACGGTGGCCAGGCCGCCGACATCGCCGCGCAGATCAACGCCGCGCGCCGGGCCGAGTACCAGAAGGTCGCCAGCCAGAGCGGCGCCACGCTGAAAGATGTAGAGACCCTGGCCGGCAAGAAGGCCATCGAGCGTACGCCGTCGGGGCAGTACGTGCAGGTCAATGGCCAGTGGATGCGCAAGTAG
- a CDS encoding YnbE family lipoprotein: MRPRALIPFLLLAGLVQGCTPTVQLAAPKEPININLNVKIEHEIYIKVDKALDGIINENSGLF, from the coding sequence ATGCGCCCTCGCGCCTTAATTCCCTTCCTGCTCCTGGCAGGCCTCGTCCAGGGCTGCACGCCCACCGTGCAACTGGCCGCGCCCAAGGAGCCGATCAACATCAACCTCAACGTGAAGATCGAGCACGAGATCTATATCAAGGTCGACAAGGCGCTCGACGGCATCATCAACGAGAACAGCGGACTGTTCTGA